In Aureibacillus halotolerans, the genomic window GAAATCACAGCTCCACTAGCTGAGAAATTGACCAGTGATATTATGCGAGAATTAAATTATGCAGTTGATATTGAAGGGAAAAGTGTCTCATTGGTCGCTTATGATTGGCTGCTTGAAAATGGCCTCATTGAAGAATAAAAAATGCCTCTTTTTGTGCCTTGATAGGGTGCAATGAGAGGTTTTTTTGACAGACAATCACTTTGCTTCTCTGTTGCTATCGTTCGAGCGTTTTTAACGTATAAAAGCGGTTGATTTTGCCGAACGTATGAACAGGAGGTGTGTGGATGGGTTTTCTGAATAAGCTAATGATGGGTTTGCTTTTAACACAAGTGGTGACCCTAGCTCCTTCTTCGATTCATTTAAACTGGCATGTCAAGGAAACCTCTGTTTACGTAGAGTGTGATATTCCGGGTGTGACCTATAAGCACGCTCATGCAAACCATCGGACGAAACCGGTTGGAGAGATCAGTGTGACAGTCGATGGTGAGCCTTTTGATACCTTCCATTCACCAGCATTTATTCTGAAAAGACTTCCCCCCGGAGTTCACAGAATTGAGGTTACGCTTGTTCCTTCGAGTGACAGCCCTTATAATGAAACAGAGTCATTTATTGTAGATATTCCTCATGCTAAGTGAAAGCGCCCGTTATGAACGATGCCGAGTGATCGAATAAAGAACAAGCCGCAGAGGTATTGTGGAGGTGGTCTGATGATAGCAACAAATGAAAGCGTAGAAGTGCTTGAACAGGTTGACCATGTCGGAACGATGATTGTTCAATCTGAGTGTGCACATGCCTACCATTATGCAAGGAAGACATTGGCTGAGGACAATGAAGCGCAGTCACTAATACGTGAATTCGGGGAATTGAAAGTGATTTATGAGGAAGTACAGCGTTTTGGTCATTACCATCCCGATTATAAAAAGGTGATGGGAGAAATGAGAGATTTAAAGCGCGCATTAGATACACAGACGAGCATTGCACGATATAAAAAATGCGAAGACGAGCTCCAACAGCTGCTCACAGATGTGGCACAGGCTTTCGGTGGAGCTGTGTCTGATCACATAAAAATTCCGACGGGAAATCCGTTTTTTGACAATATGTCTTCATGTAGTGGAGGCTGTGGCAGCGGAGGCAGTTGTGGGTGCAGTTAATCAATCTCTCCATAGCTATAGAGATTGCAGTGAGAGGTGAAGGAAATGATCATTACAGAGCGACAAGGGATTGTGGTTTATATGCATACATTAAAACAGGTCAGGCAGCTTAGGAAGTACGGTCATGTGATGTATGTGTCCAAAAAGTTAAAATATGCCCTTTTATATTGTGATCGAACGGACGTTGACGGTGTAATGACGAAATTGGGTAATTTGCATTTTGTGCTGCGCCTAGACCCATCCTTTCGTCCAGATGTTCGGGTAGAGTTTGAGAAGTCCAAAGATTTAGCGAAAGAATACGATTACCAATTGGAGGCAAAGGACGGGGAAGAGGAAGAATCCCTTGTGACGGTTACGCCGTTGTGATCGACGAATTGATTTACTGCTCTTTTTGCATGGCTGCGAAAAAGAGCAGTTTTTTTGCGCTTACGACCAAATCGACTGATCACGCTCGAGGAGTCGCTGTAGCTTTAGGATAGACAAGAGGTAAGCTTGATATTGGTGCTGACTGTAAAAGGTTGTGCTGTGCTTTACCTCAAGCTCCAAAGGAGTGAAGCCAGACTCTTCTGCTGCGCGAACAAAAGATGTATATCGTTTGGAATCTACAGAAGGAATACCCTCTCTGCAAAGATAGAGAGGCTGAAAGCGACTCTTTTCTGCAGAGGCAAGAATGAGCAAAAGCGAATAGGCGGCTGTTTCGTGTTCTCCCGGGGCCTTGAGGATAACAAAATGACGTAGTCGATGCTGGTTCGTCCGTGCAATCTCAAGCAACTCATGTACGTCTGTATAACCTTCCCCCAAAGGGACGATCTTATAGATCAAGTAAAGCTCTCCTCTCTTAACGAATCATATGTACTCTGGTTGTTCAATCTCACTTTACCATAGAGGCTTAGCCGAAAAAAGCACAGGTGGCGCACATGAATACTTAGTGCCCTTTCCACTAACTTAGTTGGTCATGGTCTATCTCATTTCATTCGTTACTTACACTAACCAAAAACGGTCATTAGTGAGACTCTAGTAGTAAAGAAAACATGACGAGGTCTTTATGGATCGCTCCGTCAACAAACTTCGCTTTCTGTGGGGCACGGCTTCAGCTTCCTCGGAAAGCAGGCTTTCCGAGGGGATCTTCAGCTCGCGCTGATCCCACTAGAGTCTACGTATGTTGGCTACGCTGATGTTTGTTTCTGCGTACATTTGTTATTGTGGCTCAGTCTCGTATAGAGAGTAAAAAGCCTTGTTGAAACCAATTAAGGCAAGGAAGTGCAATGTTACCCATTAGGGTGAAAGCGAACGTATAGCCGTTTGCCTATAGAAAATGTTTTCCAGCAATTAACTTGTGCGAAAACAAGAACCATGACTCATCCTGAATAAAATAAGATCTACGTTACCTGATGGGGCACTAGAGGGCCAAATGCACTCTCTAAATCATAGGCAAGTTTGAACAAGATTGGCAAATGGTATTAAAGCTCTCAACTGAAGCCCTCTGGGGACAATCTTAGATATAGATAATGGGACACCTGCAATTCAATGTTGGCGTATGTATTAGCAGCCAAATGCTCGCTTACACCATAATGAGCATAAGCGCAGCATCGATTCGAAAGAACCCCATCGTGTTTTCTTCTCGATTTGGAGTCTCGCTAGTGACCGCTGGTTTTTAGAAGTTTACTTTTTGCATTTTCTGAATCGCTTGTTCCTTAACAGATTTGATTTGTAAAGACACTCAATTGGCTAGGATAGGCAGAATTAAAGGTTTTAACGAAACCATTAATCGTTTTTGGGTAAGATCCTATAATTTGAAAAAAAGCAAAATTTACCGTTACATCAATCCTGAAAATCAGATGATCTTCGGGCACTAGGTGAATTTGAATGAGAAGATGCTCTTACTTGTCATGTTTGCCGAAGCAAAGCAGCTCAATTCTCTTTTCCATTCTTGCCGTTGTTTGAGAGAGGGACAAAATAAAAAAATTCAAGTGAAAAAACATCGGCGTAGTCAAAATACGTAGACTCCAGCGGGAACAGCGCGAGCTGAAGATCCCGCAGGAAAGCTTTTGCTTTCCGAGGAAGCTGAAGCCGTGCCCGCGGAAAGCGAAGTATTTTGACGGAGCAGTCTTCATTGCAACATCGATTCGAAAAGACCTCATCGTGTTTTCTTTGCCGCGAGAATCTCACTAGTGGCTTTTGATTTACTCTTTCTTCTTGTCCAGGTATGGTTTCACTTTCAACAGTAAACTAATCAAATTGGTGGAAGTAGAACTAGTGATTAGTTCGTTACTACGAATAATGTTCTCCAAAAAAAAAGCCCTGCACGTATACGGCGCAGGGCTCTTCTCATGCCAGAACCACGTTCTGATCGAGAAGAATAAGGGAGAGGAGAAACCGGAGGAAGAACTTATGGGGAAACGTAAGTCTTCGCCACGGTTGGCAACAACATCTCGTAAAAATGCTGTTCCATATCAGTTTGTCCAGAAAAAAAGAATTTATACGATTGGGAAACACCAGCAAAATATGATAGGATAAAATTCAATTTATGAAGAGTTGATTCGACTTGTAAAGAAAGGCATTGAGGCAAATGAGAGTGATTTCAGGGACAGCTAAAGGACATCCGCTAAAAAGTGTAAGTGGTCAAGGCACACGGCCAACAACGGATAAAATCAAAGAGTCCTTGTTTCAAAAGATAGGACCATATTTCGATGGAGGAACTGCATTAGATTTGTTTGCTGGGAGCGGAGGATTAGGTATTGAAGCGTTAAGCCGAGGTGTGGAGCACTGTGTTTTTGTTGATAAAGATCCACTTGCCATAAAAACCATTCATGCAAACGTCACCAAATGTAAATTCGAAACGCGTGCAGAGATCTATCGCAATGAAGCGCTGCGGAGCTTAAGTGTTGCGGCAAAAAACGGCACACGGTTCGTTCTTATCTTTTTGGATCCACCGTATCACTTGTCCATTCTTCCAAAGGCATTAAAAAAGATCGATCAAGAGCAACTGCTTGATCAAGGTGGCTTAATTGTGACTGAGCACGATACGGACGTTTCAATGCCAGATAAATTTGATACGTTTGCTTTATGGAAAAGAGAAGAGTATAGCCGCCAGACAACGATGACTTTATACCGCTCAACGAGGTGAAAGAGGATGGGGAAAATAGCTGTATGCCCAGGTAGTTTTGATCCAGTGACATTTGGTCACTTAGACATTATTCAAAGAGGATCAAATGTGTTTGAACAAATCTATGTTGTTGTTTTAAACAACCAAGCGAAGGAGTCCCTTTTTGATGTTGAGGAACGAGTTTCGCTCTTAAAGCAGGTCACTTCAACGATGCCTAATGTGACTGTGGAGAGCCATCAGGGACTTTTGATCGAATATGCGAAACAAAAAAACGCCCAAGTCATTTTACGAGGGCTTAGAGCTGTATCTGATTTTGAATATGAAATGAAAATCGGTTCAATCAATAAAATGATGGCCGAGCATATAGAAACCTTTTTTATGATGACAAGCAGTGAGTATTCCTTCCTCAGCTCGAGCATTGTAAAAGAGATTGCGAAATATGATGCGCCAGTTGATCAGCTTGTGCCGGCGGTTGTTGCATCTGCCCTACATAAGAAGTACGCGAGTAAATAAAAGCCGCGATGAGATTTATTTCATTTCCAGATTGAAACTGCGTTTGTGAAATAAATCAATCCCATCGGTGTTGCCTTCGATGATATGACGTTTAACCTCTTGTGTTCCAATCATTTGATAAGTTCACCTCTCGCACACCTATTTGCTCGTGAATACTTTGTCAGATGCATAGCAGACACAATAGAGTGCCAATCCGCCAAGCGTGATGACAGGGCCAAAAGTGTGCATCCCATTGAGTAGTTCGCCAAAAAATGTGACTGCTTGGCTTGTCTCACCAACTTCTCCACTCGTTTGCATCGATGGGGCTGTGTAGAGGTAAGGAAACAATAACAGGGCAAGGACGGCTGAAAACAGTCCATGTAGACAGCGGGCTCTAAAAAATGGGGCATACCGAATGTCGGTTTCAGCAATGATGGATGCGACCTGAGCATGCACCGATAAACCGCTAAAAGCAAGGACAAAGCTGACGATAACAGCCTGGAAGACGATCGGTGCGGTCGTTTCACTAGCAAGCTGTGCCCCGAGTGTAATTTCAAAGAAACCACCAACGAAACTTCCTGAAAGCTCAGCAGGCAAATGAAGGATCGAAAATATTATCGCAACAACGTCTTGAAATAAAGCTGCGATGGACAGGGAAGAGAGCAGCTGATTCAGGACGGAAAACAGGATAATAAACCCTCCAATGAGCAATAGGGTTTGCACAGAGGAGCGAACGGCTTCTCCTAACAGTGCCCCGATTGGTTTGTGATGCTTTAACCTGTGCTCATGGAGAGTCCGGAATGCGTTCCGTAGTGATGGCCATCGAAAAGGGGCCGTTGCGGCTTCACTTCGACGATGAAATCGCATAGCCAGTCCTACAAAAAGGTTTCCTCCGTAGTGCGCGGCAGCGAGCAAGTAGCCTAGATGAGCGTCGTGAAAAAAACCGACGGCAACTGCCCCGAAAATAAACAATGGGTTAGAGGCATTTGTAAAGGCTACAAGGCGTTCGGCTTCGGCTTGTGTGATGGCATTTTGCTTGCGGAGCTGTGTGGTCATCCGTGCGCCTGCAGGAAATCCGGAGGCCATGCTCATTGACCATACAACGCCTCCTGAACCAGGCACTTTAAATAAAGGCCGCATAAATGGCTCAAACAAGACACTGAAAAACGTTACAATACCAATGGCCACCATGATCTCTGATAAAATAAAAAAAGGCAGCAAAGATGGGAACACGATGGTCCACCACATCGTTAACCCTTTTACAGAAGCTCCAACGGCGTCTTGTGGAAATGTGATGAGAGCTGCGGTTAATAGCAGTGCGCAGAGGGAGAGAACGACCGTGTATGTTTTTGTATATTGACCCATCCACACGTCTCCTTTCGTTCGTCCTTAAATATATATCAGTGAGATGTACACAATATACGTATTAGATTGGGAGGAGTCCTTGATTTGACAGAGCAGCGAAATCGTTGGCTAACGAAACAGAGAATAGTAATCATAACAGGGATTATTTTAGTGGCGGTGCTTTATTTTTATCGACTGCCTTATTATTTGACGATGCCAGGTCACGCAATTGAGCTCTCGCCAATGATCGAAGTGGACGACGTACGTTCAGAAAAAGAAGGAGAGCTCATGCTCGTGACGATTTCAATGAGCACGAGTGAAACGAATCTTGTCGAATATGCCTTAGGGAAGATGAAGGAGTATTGGTCACTGTACCCAGCAGATAAGCTTCGTATGGACGGAGAGAGCAATGAAGAGTACAACCAGCGACAATTAAAGCTCATGGATACGTCCAAAGAGTCCGCCATATATGTGGCGTTTACGGCGGCAGGAGAAGACGTTTCAAGAACCTTTCTGGGTGCTTATGTAAGTTATATCGAAGATGGATTGCCAGCCGATGGTCGGCTTCAAATTGGCGATACTCTTAAAGCAATTAATGGAGAACCAATTACGAAGGGAGACGATTTGTCACGCATGATCACGAGCATTGGTGCAGACAGTGACGTCACTCTTACTGTCGAACGGGATGGGGAATCGATCGACGTCACTATGCCTATTGTTGTCGATGAAATTGCAGGAGAGAAGAAGCCAATGATTGGCATCGGCATGACGTTTGATTATGACGTGCAAAGTGACCCCGATGTGCATATCAAGAGTGAGAGCATTGGAGGGCCGTCTGCGGGTCTAATGTTTACGCTGGAGATTTATAGCCAGCTAATGCATGAGGACATTACGAAGGGACGTTCTATTGCCGGGACAGGCACGATGAATTTTGAAGGGCTCGTTGGTCCGATTGGCGGAATCAAGCAAAAAGTGGTTGCGGCAGACAATGAGAACGCGGATGTGTTCTTTGCACCTGTTCTTGGTGATAATTATTCCGACGCCAAGGAAACGGCGGATGATATTGGCACAGACATGGAGATTGTCCCAGTTCAGACGTTTGATGATGCGCTACGATATTTAGAACAGATGCAAAGCAGCTAACCGCTATTAGATTTGAATAGGGAAACGTTTCTTTTCGTCGTCCCAAACACGCGCGCGTAATGCTGGAGGGTGAGCTAACGCGTGAATGGCAGCTGACCGCTCATCATACGACAACATCGATCCGCGCCTTTCCTTCGTCTGCGTGACGAGGTGAATGGAGCGGCTTTTTTTCGTTTCCTGAAGAAAGGCTTGCCCTTTTTTTGTAAAGCCTAAAAGGCGTACTTCTTCTGGAAGATGCTGCAAGGGTCGTTGGCTGAGTGGTTTATAATCAAGTTTTGGAATGCTGTGTATCATGTGGGTACAAACTCGCTGCAGTCTCGTCCATGTATAACGTTTCGTTTTAGCGGCAGAGAGAAATGCGTTAAACGAACTAGCCCGAGCGTATTTTTGCAGACGATGCTCAACACCTTCCTCCATCTCATACAGTTGATGAAGCTGACGAGGTGATTGTGACAAAAGGCAGAGCTGCACAAATGCAAAATAGTCTTCCCATTGATGGAGGCGACCAAATTCATCTAAATAATGTTTCATGATATCGAGTGTAGGTGCCGGCAAGGTCTCTACTAGGGCAGAAGAATGGATACCCTCTGAAAAAAATGTGTTCCGAATGGCTGTCGCACTAGCGATAGACCCATTAGGTGACGGTTCATGGTACTGTGCTTGTTTTCGTTGGATCGTATGAGGCGTTAGTGCCTTAATGCCGAGCTGTTTGATGGCCGCGACATAATGCAAGCCAAGGCTATTGTTCGGCTGTGAAACGTCTAAGTCAAGCTCTGGTGCGATGGCTTGAAAGGCAGCAGCAGCAGCCTTGGGATAGGAGACTCCGGAAGACAGCTCATCCTTGAGCCATTGATCGATACGTTCCTTATCCCTTTGCATGCGTGATACTGCTCCTTGAAACGCACCAATATCACCTGATTCACTACCAAAGCATACATCGCTGACACCTAATTCTGAAAGGATATGAACAGCACCAAGGGCAAAGAGATCGGCTCTTGCCACAGCAAATGCATAGGGAAGTTCTACGATAATATCCACACCGGCACGTAAAGCCATCTCCGCACGTTGCCATTTGGGAAGCAATGCAGGCTCGCCTCGTTGTAGGAAATTGCCACTCATGACAGCGACAGTGACATCCGCTCCTGTGATATATTTACTTTTTTGAAGATGATACAAGTGGCCGTTGTGAAACGGGTTGTATTCGACAATCATTCCAACAGCTTTCAAAACGTTTTCACCTCCGAAGACATTTGAAGAATGCATTCATTTGTGCTAGAGTAACGGGTAGTCTTCCATCATTATAGTCAGTCGTTCAATCGTTGACAAACCATGACAGGAAGATTATAATAATCCTTGTGCTTTGGAGGGATACAACGTGAAATGGCATATAAATGAATTGCTTCGCAATCACGAGATGTACTCGTTTGATGAAACCTTAGAATTAACGAGTGTTATC contains:
- a CDS encoding YlbF family regulator, whose product is MIATNESVEVLEQVDHVGTMIVQSECAHAYHYARKTLAEDNEAQSLIREFGELKVIYEEVQRFGHYHPDYKKVMGEMRDLKRALDTQTSIARYKKCEDELQQLLTDVAQAFGGAVSDHIKIPTGNPFFDNMSSCSGGCGSGGSCGCS
- a CDS encoding YlbG family protein; translation: MIITERQGIVVYMHTLKQVRQLRKYGHVMYVSKKLKYALLYCDRTDVDGVMTKLGNLHFVLRLDPSFRPDVRVEFEKSKDLAKEYDYQLEAKDGEEEESLVTVTPL
- a CDS encoding DUF7147 family protein, which encodes MIYKIVPLGEGYTDVHELLEIARTNQHRLRHFVILKAPGEHETAAYSLLLILASAEKSRFQPLYLCREGIPSVDSKRYTSFVRAAEESGFTPLELEVKHSTTFYSQHQYQAYLLSILKLQRLLERDQSIWS
- the rsmD gene encoding 16S rRNA (guanine(966)-N(2))-methyltransferase RsmD, with translation MRVISGTAKGHPLKSVSGQGTRPTTDKIKESLFQKIGPYFDGGTALDLFAGSGGLGIEALSRGVEHCVFVDKDPLAIKTIHANVTKCKFETRAEIYRNEALRSLSVAAKNGTRFVLIFLDPPYHLSILPKALKKIDQEQLLDQGGLIVTEHDTDVSMPDKFDTFALWKREEYSRQTTMTLYRSTR
- the coaD gene encoding pantetheine-phosphate adenylyltransferase gives rise to the protein MGKIAVCPGSFDPVTFGHLDIIQRGSNVFEQIYVVVLNNQAKESLFDVEERVSLLKQVTSTMPNVTVESHQGLLIEYAKQKNAQVILRGLRAVSDFEYEMKIGSINKMMAEHIETFFMMTSSEYSFLSSSIVKEIAKYDAPVDQLVPAVVASALHKKYASK
- the ylbJ gene encoding sporulation integral membrane protein YlbJ — protein: MGQYTKTYTVVLSLCALLLTAALITFPQDAVGASVKGLTMWWTIVFPSLLPFFILSEIMVAIGIVTFFSVLFEPFMRPLFKVPGSGGVVWSMSMASGFPAGARMTTQLRKQNAITQAEAERLVAFTNASNPLFIFGAVAVGFFHDAHLGYLLAAAHYGGNLFVGLAMRFHRRSEAATAPFRWPSLRNAFRTLHEHRLKHHKPIGALLGEAVRSSVQTLLLIGGFIILFSVLNQLLSSLSIAALFQDVVAIIFSILHLPAELSGSFVGGFFEITLGAQLASETTAPIVFQAVIVSFVLAFSGLSVHAQVASIIAETDIRYAPFFRARCLHGLFSAVLALLLFPYLYTAPSMQTSGEVGETSQAVTFFGELLNGMHTFGPVITLGGLALYCVCYASDKVFTSK
- a CDS encoding SepM family pheromone-processing serine protease, translated to MTEQRNRWLTKQRIVIITGIILVAVLYFYRLPYYLTMPGHAIELSPMIEVDDVRSEKEGELMLVTISMSTSETNLVEYALGKMKEYWSLYPADKLRMDGESNEEYNQRQLKLMDTSKESAIYVAFTAAGEDVSRTFLGAYVSYIEDGLPADGRLQIGDTLKAINGEPITKGDDLSRMITSIGADSDVTLTVERDGESIDVTMPIVVDEIAGEKKPMIGIGMTFDYDVQSDPDVHIKSESIGGPSAGLMFTLEIYSQLMHEDITKGRSIAGTGTMNFEGLVGPIGGIKQKVVAADNENADVFFAPVLGDNYSDAKETADDIGTDMEIVPVQTFDDALRYLEQMQSS
- a CDS encoding nucleotidyltransferase; the protein is MKAVGMIVEYNPFHNGHLYHLQKSKYITGADVTVAVMSGNFLQRGEPALLPKWQRAEMALRAGVDIIVELPYAFAVARADLFALGAVHILSELGVSDVCFGSESGDIGAFQGAVSRMQRDKERIDQWLKDELSSGVSYPKAAAAAFQAIAPELDLDVSQPNNSLGLHYVAAIKQLGIKALTPHTIQRKQAQYHEPSPNGSIASATAIRNTFFSEGIHSSALVETLPAPTLDIMKHYLDEFGRLHQWEDYFAFVQLCLLSQSPRQLHQLYEMEEGVEHRLQKYARASSFNAFLSAAKTKRYTWTRLQRVCTHMIHSIPKLDYKPLSQRPLQHLPEEVRLLGFTKKGQAFLQETKKSRSIHLVTQTKERRGSMLSYDERSAAIHALAHPPALRARVWDDEKKRFPIQI